In one window of Mercurialis annua linkage group LG4, ddMerAnnu1.2, whole genome shotgun sequence DNA:
- the LOC126676952 gene encoding phosphoserine aminotransferase 1, chloroplastic-like: MASKLTSSPNSYLLQNPNHQTNLLKPKLSNLTPFTQKTKPISIRCAATSTPPTTTPFPPAQTQHLDDGRIFNFAAGPATLPANVLKQAQSELYNWNGSGMSVMEMSHRGKEFLSIIQKAESNLRSLLNIPDNYSVLFLQGGATTQFASIPLNLCKNDDPVDFIVTGSWGDKAFKESQKYCKSKVIWSGKSDKYTKIPSFNDFEQSPDAKYLHICANETIHGVEFKDEHYPIAKNGILVADMSSNFCSKPVDVSKFGIIYAGAQKNVGPSGVTIVIIRKDLIGNAQESTPVMLDYKIHDENNSLYNTPPCYCIYMCGLVFEDLLAQGGLEEVEKKNKKKGELLYNAIDESNGFYRCPVDKSVRSLMNVPFTLEKSELEGEFIKEAAKEKMVQLKGHRSVGGMRASIYNAMPLAGVEKLVAFMKDFQAKHA; this comes from the coding sequence atggcATCAAAACTAACATCATCACCCAACTCATACCTCCTCCAAAACCCTAATCACCAAACCAATCTCCTCAAACCCAAACTCAGCAATCTAACACCTTTCACCCAAAAAACCAAACCCATTTCCATCAGATGTGCAGCCACATCAACCCCACCAACAACCACCCCATTTCCCCCAGCCCAAACCCAACATCTCGACGACGGCCGGATCTTCAACTTCGCCGCCGGACCCGCCACCCTCCCGGCCAACGTCCTCAAACAGGCCCAATCAGAGCTCTACAACTGGAATGGATCTGGCATGAGCGTGATGGAAATGAGCCACCGTGGCAAAGAATTTCTCTCCATCATTCAAAAAGCTGAATCCAATCTCAGGTCTTTGTTAAACATTCCTGATAATTACTCTGTTTTGTTTCTACAAGGTGGTGCCACCACTCAATTTGCTTCTATTCCGTTAAATCTTTGTAAAAATGATGATCCTGTTGATTTTATTGTGACGGGTTCTTGGGGTGATAAGGCCTTTAAAGAATCCCAAAAATATTGCAAATCGAAGGTGATTTGGTCTGGTAAATCTGATAAGTATACGAAGATCCCGtcttttaatgattttgagcaGTCCCCAGATGCTAAATATTTGCATATTTGTGCTAATGAGACAATTCATGGTGTTGAATTTAAGGATGAGCACTACCCGATTGCGAAAAACGGGATCTTGGTTGCTGATATGTCTTCTAACTTTTGCTCTAAGCCGGTTGATGTTTCGAAATTCGGTATAATTTACGCGGGTGCGCAGAAAAATGTGGGTCCTTCTGGTGTTACTATTGTGATTATAAGGAAAGATTTGATTGGTAATGCGCAAGAATCGACTCCCGTGATGCTTGATTACAAGATTCACGATGAGAACAATTCGCTTTATAATACGCCGCCTTGTTATTGTATTTACATGTGTGGTTTGGTGTTTGAGGATCTGTTAGCTCAAGGTGGATTGGAGGAGGTTGAgaagaaaaataagaagaaagGTGAGCTGCTTTATAATGCAATTGATGAGAGTAACGGGTTTTATAGATGCCCGGTTGATAAATCTGTTAGGTCGTTGATGAATGTGCCATTTACGCTTGAGAAATCGGAGTTAGAAGGTGAGTTTATCAAAGAAGCTGCTAAGGAGAAGATGGTTCAGCTCAAGGGGCATAGATCAGTTGGTGGAATGAGAGCTAGCATTTATAATGCTATGCCTTTGGCTGGTGTTGAGAAGTTGGTTGCTTTCATGAAGGATTTTCAGGCAAAGCATGCTTGA